One genomic region from Eptesicus fuscus isolate TK198812 chromosome 4, DD_ASM_mEF_20220401, whole genome shotgun sequence encodes:
- the LOC114226821 gene encoding interleukin-4 receptor subunit alpha-like, with protein MGRLGAGLTLPVSCLILMWAAGSGSVPVRHRPTCFSDYLSTSTCEWRMGGPINCSSELRLTYQLVFLNEENHTCIPSNRESTVCLCDMLMDNVVSGDTFQLDLWAGKQRLWSGSFMPSEHVKPRAPGNLTVNATDSHMWQLTWSNPYPPESLLDSELVYLVNISNEDDPTEFLVRNVTYKEPTLRFPASTLKPGARYRARVRAWAPSYNSMWSEWSPPVKWLHDYERPWEQHLPLAVGISCIVIMVVCLSCYFSILKIKKEWWDQIPNPARSPIVAVVIREAQVPLWGKTTGGQEPAKCPYWKTCLTKLLPCLLEPGVERGDSSSKAARSGPAQGPGQPAWRPVEVSSAVLWPESISVVTCVELLEAPVESEEEEQEEEDGGSSCPSPESSGAGFQESRAGIAARLTESLLLDLLGGAERGFCPPGSGQSCLLPPSAGVSAQKPWAELPGEAPQEASLQGREQPSDPERPPATRTQSPAGLAVAELPATVITDNPSYRSFSSLLRPPSGPGELDSDPQLAEYQGDRDPNVLSAPPAALQPEPETWEQGLRQCVLQHRAAAPPSAPGGYRQFAQAVRQGCAQGGEAGSPSGEAGYKAFSSLLASGAVCPGPPGAEASSGEGCYKPFQDLTSGSPGVPAPAPLYTFGLDMGPPPSPQSSLLIGSPECPGLEPVAQGKDSQKRPLALEQATAPLGDDLGSGIVYSALTCHLCGHLKQCHGQEERGEAHGVAPRCCGCRCGDSSETLGSPLPGGVLLEASLPPASLAPLGVSEEGKAPLFFQPGPSNAQSSSQTPQMVAMLSTGPTGLSAS; from the exons ATGGGGCGGCTTGGCGCTGGGCTCACGCTCCCTGTGAGCTGCCTGATCCTGATGTGGGCGGCAGGCTCTG GGAGTGTCCCGGTCCGGCATCGGCCCACCTGCTTCTCCGACTACCTCAGCACCTCCACCTGTGAGTGGAGGATGGGCGGCCCCATCAACTGCAGCTCCGAGCTCCGCCTGACCTACCAGCTGGTTTTTCTGAACGAGGA AAACCACACGTGCATCCCTTCGAACAGAGAAAGCACCGTGTGCCTGTGCGACATGCTGATGGACAACGTGGTCAGTGGGGACACCTTCCAGCTGGACCTGTGGGCTGGGAAGCAGCGGCTGTGGAGTGGCTCCTTCATGCCCAGCGAGCATg TGAAACCCAGGGCCCCCGGAAACCTCACGGTTAACGCCACCGACTCCCACATGTGGCAGCTGACCTGGAGCAACCCGTACCCACCTGAGAGTCTCCTGGACTCTGAACTCGTCTACCTGGTCAACATTTCAAATGAAGACGACCCCACGGAG ttcCTAGTCCGTAATGTGACCTACAAGGAGCCCACCCTCCGCTTCCCAGCCAGCACCCTGAAGCCGGGGGCCCGCTACCGCGCGCGGGTGCGAGCCTGGGCTCCGAGCTACAACAGCATGTGGAGCGAGTGGAGCCCCCCTGTCAAGTGGCTTCACG ACTACGAGCGGCCCTGGGAGCAGCACCTCCCGCTTGCCGTCGGCATCTCCTGCATCGTCATCATGGTCGTCTGCCTGTCCTGCTACTTCAGCATCCTCAA gattaAGAAAGAATGGTGGGACCAAATCCCCAACCCGGCCCGCAGCCCCATCGTGGCGGTTGTCATCCGGGAGGCTCAG GTGCCACTGTGGGGGAAGACCACTGGGGGCCAGGAACCAGCCAAGTGCCC ATACTGGAAGACTTGTCTGACGAAGCTCCTGCCCTGTTTACTGGAGCCTGGCGTGGAAAGGGGTGACAGTTCCTCCAAGGCGGCCAGGAGCgggcctgcccagggccctggaCAACCAGCCTGGCGCCCCGTGGAGGTCAGCAGCGCGGTCCTCTGGCCGGAGAGCATCAGCGTGGTGACGTGCGTGGAGCTGCTAGAGGCCCCGGtggagagtgaggaggaggagcaggaggaggaagatggaggGAGCTCCTGCCCCTCGCCGGAGAGCAGCGGGGCCGGCTTTCAGGAGAGCAGGGCGGGCATCGCGGCCCGGCTGACGGAGAGCCTGCTCCTGGACCTCCTCGGGGGCGCGGAGCGGGGCTTCTGCCCGCCAGGCTCGGGGCAGTCCTGCCTTCTTCCTCCCTCAGCAGGCGTGAGTGCTCAGAAGCCTTGGGCTGAGTTACCAGGGGAGGCGCCTCAGGAGGCCTCACTTCAGGGCAGGGAGCAGCCTTCTGACCCAGAGCGCCCCCCGGCCACTCGGACGCAgagcccagccggcctggctgtCGCAGAGCTGCCCGCCACCGTCATTACCGACAACCCCTCGTACCGCAGCTTCAGCAGCTTGCTGCGCCCACCCTCGGGTCCCGGAGAGCTCGACTCAGACCCGCAGCTGGCCGAATACCAGGGAGACAGGGACCCCAACGTCCTCTCTGCTCCACCCGCTGCGCTCCAGcctgagccagaaacctgggagcAGGGCCTCCGGCAGTGCGTCCTCCAGCACCGGGCGGCCGCCCCCCCCTCGGCCCCCGGGGGCTACCGGCAGTTCGCGCAGGCGGTGAGGCAGGGCTGCGCCCAGGGCGGCGAGGCCGGCAGCCCTTCCGGAGAAGCCGGCTACAAGGCCTtctccagcctgctggccagCGGAGCCgtgtgcccagggccacctggggctgaggccagcagtggggaggggtgcTACAAGCCCTTCCAGGACCTCACTTCTGGCAGCCCTGGggttcctgcccctgcccccctgtACACCTTTGGGCTGGACATGGGGCCACCTCCCAGCCCTCAGAGCTCGCTCCTCATTGGCTCCCCGGAGTGCCCCGGTCTGGAGCCAGTGGCACAGGGAAAGGACAGCCAGAAGCGCCCGCTCGCCCTGGAGCAGGCCACGGCCCCCCTCGGGGACGACCTGGGCAGCGGCATCGTCTACTCGGCCCTCACCTGCCACCTGTGCGGCCACCTGAAGCAGTGTCACGGCCAGGAGGAGCGGGGCGAGGCCCACGGCGTGGCCCCCCGCTGCTGTGGCTGCCGCTGTGGAGACAGCTCCGAGACCCTGGGGAGCCCCCTGCCAGGCGGGGTTCTGCTGGAGGCCAGCCTCCCTCCGGCCTCCCTGGCACCCCTGGGTGTCTCGGAGGAGGGCAAGGCCCCCCTGTTCTTCCAGCCTGGCCCCAGCAATGCTCAGAGCTCAAGCCAGACCCCCCAAATGGTGGCCATGCTCTCCACGGGGCCCACAGGCCTGAGTGCGTCCTAG
- the AHSP gene encoding alpha-hemoglobin-stabilizing protein: MALLQANKDLISAGMKEFNALLNQQVFTEPPVSEEAMVTIVNDWVNFYVNYYRQQMTGEQQEQAQALEELRQELNALSVPFLAKYRDFLKSL; this comes from the exons ATGGCGCTTCTTCAGGCCAATAAAGATCTCATTTCCGCAGGAATGAAGGAATTTAATGCTCTCCTGAATCAGCAG gtcttcactgagCCTCCCGTCTCTGAGGAAGCCATGGTGACCATTGTGAACGACTGGGTGAACTTCTACGTCAACTACTACAGGCAGCAGATGACCGGGGAGCAGCAagagcaggcccaggccctggaggaaCTGCGGCAAGAGCTGAACGCTCTGTCCGTCCCGTTCCTGGCCAAATACAGGGACTTCCTGAAGTCCTTGTGA